The Heliomicrobium gestii genomic interval GCAGCTGTTGCAGTTGCGACTGCGTTTGCGCTTCCCGCTGGGCCAGCGAAGTCAACTGCTGTTCATTGCTCCGCTCGATCTGGCGCATCTGGCCCACGACGGATTCGACTTGACGAAGCGTCGATTGCATGTTTTGGATCTGCTGGGTGATCTGTTGATTCACGTAGACTCCTCCTGTTTCAAATGGGATAGTCTAGCCATACAGTTCCCCGCCGGGAAAGGCGGTAACCGAGGAGTTTTTTGGTAAACCGTTTAAAAGTGCTGTCCGGTCGTGTACATTGAAAGGGAGCATTTGTCGCCGGATTTACTCTGGAAAGGGATGGAATAAGAGATGGACTCTTATCGCAACCGCGCCGTCGTCATCCTTTCGGGCGGTTTGGATTCAACGACCTGCATGGCTTTGGCGGACTGCCGCGGAGAAGATATTTTCGCGCTTACCTTTGCCTACAACCAGCGGCATATCCGGGAGATCGAATCGGCCCGGGACGTCGCCCGTCACTATGGGGCGAGCCATCATATCATCGATCTGGGCGCCGTCTTTGCTGCGAGCGCCCTCACGTCGGCAGCGATTCGCCCGGAGGTGGCGCCCTTCGATGGGAAGGCGGCCCATTCGATTCCAGCCACCTATGTGCCGGCGCGAAACATCCTTTTTTTAGCCCATGCTCTTTCCTTTGCCGAAAAAGTGGGCGCCCGGCGGATCTATACGGGGGTGAACGCCCTGGACAACCCTGGCTACCCCGATTGCCGTCCCGAATTCATCGACGCTTTTCAGCGGATGATCGACGTGGGAACGAAGGCAGGGACGGAAGGGCGCAGTGTGGAGGTGTTCACGCCGTTGATCCAGATGAACAAGGCCGATATCATCCGGTTGGCCTCGGAGCTGGATGCGCCGCTCCATCTGACCCTTACCTGCTACTACGGCGAAAGTCCCGCCTGTGGGGAGTGCGACAGCTGCCGGTTGCGCCTGGAAGGGTTCCGGCTGGCGGGGAAAGAGGATCCGATCCACTACCGGAAGGGGTAAGTCCAAGGGATGCTGCATTACTGTTATGACGGCGAGTTCGACGGCCTGTTGACCGCTATCCACGAAGCCTATTATCGGCGGCAGATCCCCGATGATATCCGCCCGTCCGGCAGCGCTGAGGCAGCTCTCTTCGCCGAGGAAGTGGAGATCGCCACAGACCCGGAAAAGGCGGAAAAGGTCTTTGCGGCCGTCGCAGCAAAAATCTCGCCAGTTGCGCGCCGCCATGCGGCCTATGCCTTCCTGTCCGAATTGCCGGGCATGGAGAAGGCGATTTACGAATACCTCCGCCTTGGCTTTCGCTTGGGGGCCGCTGTGGACGCCCATCTGACAGACGAGCGG includes:
- the queC gene encoding 7-cyano-7-deazaguanine synthase QueC is translated as MDSYRNRAVVILSGGLDSTTCMALADCRGEDIFALTFAYNQRHIREIESARDVARHYGASHHIIDLGAVFAASALTSAAIRPEVAPFDGKAAHSIPATYVPARNILFLAHALSFAEKVGARRIYTGVNALDNPGYPDCRPEFIDAFQRMIDVGTKAGTEGRSVEVFTPLIQMNKADIIRLASELDAPLHLTLTCYYGESPACGECDSCRLRLEGFRLAGKEDPIHYRKG